Within Chthonomonadales bacterium, the genomic segment GGATCGGCTCGATCATCACGGCGGCGGTCTGCTCGGTGATGGACTCGTCGAGCTCGGCCAGGTCGCCAACGTGCACGTAGCGGAAGCCCTCGGGAAGCGGGGCGAAGGGCGCCTGGTATTTCGGCTGGGCCGTGGCGGTGACGGTGGCGAGCGTGCGCCCGTGGAAGGAGCCGTGGAAGGTGATGATCTCGCAGCAGTCGGGGCCGCGGTGCTGGCGAGCCCACTTGCGCGCGATCTTGATGGCGCACTCGTTGGCCTCGGCGCCGGAGTTACAGAAGAAGGCCCGGTCCATGCCGGTTGCCTCGCACAGGCGCCTGGCCAGCGCGGGCTGCAGGGGATTGTAGAACAGGTTGCTCGTGTGCATCAGCGCGGCGGCCTGCGCGGAGACCGCGCGCGCCACGCGTGGGTGGCAGTGGCCGACCCCGCACACCGCGATCCCCGCAAGAAAGTCCAGGTACTCGCGGCCGTCGGCGTCCCACAGGCGGGCGCCCTGCCCGCGCACGAACACCACGGGCTGGCGCGCGTAGGTGCCCATGACATAGCGATCCGACCACTCCATCACCTGCCGGGCGTCGACCGTGCCCTCGATCGTTGACATCCTCCTGGCCTCCTTCCTTCGCACCGTTGTGTCGCGAGCCTCCGTCCACCCTCCCCGCGCGGCGGCTACCGCGCCTGTGCGTCCTCCGGCTCGGTCTCGACGCGCTCATACACGTCCGCCAGGCGCAGCGTCACCTCCAGCGCCTCCAGGCGGACGGACGCATCGCGCCCATCCGCCCGCTCGTAGAGCCAGGTGGTGCCGCGCCGGCGAAACACCTCGACGCGCGCTCCCGCCTGCGAGACGAGCACGTACTCGGCCAGGCTCTCCAGCATCTGGTAGTGGAGGAACTTCCTGCCCCGATCGTAGCCCTCCGTCGAATCCGAGAGCACCTCAACGATCACCACCGGGTTCGTCAGAGTGTCCTGGGAGGCGTCGGCGAAGGTAGGCTCGTCGCACGCCACGGCGATGTCGGGATAGGTGTAGAGCCCCGTCGCCTCCACCCGCACGCGCATGTCGGCGGCGTAGACCTCGCACGGTCGGCCGCGCAGGGCGAGGGCGAGCGCCGTGGTCACGTTGACCGCGACCAGATTGTGCAGCCGGCTCGCGCCGGCCATGGCGTAGACCTGGCCGGCCAGGTACTCGCTCTTCGTCCGCGCCTCCCGCTCGCGCGCGAGGTACTCCTCGGGAGTGAGGATCGGGGCGCGCTCGACGGCCATGCGTTCCCTC encodes:
- a CDS encoding Uma2 family endonuclease, producing the protein MAVERAPILTPEEYLAREREARTKSEYLAGQVYAMAGASRLHNLVAVNVTTALALALRGRPCEVYAADMRVRVEATGLYTYPDIAVACDEPTFADASQDTLTNPVVIVEVLSDSTEGYDRGRKFLHYQMLESLAEYVLVSQAGARVEVFRRRGTTWLYERADGRDASVRLEALEVTLRLADVYERVETEPEDAQAR